The Metabacillus schmidteae genome has a segment encoding these proteins:
- a CDS encoding acyl-CoA dehydrogenase, translating into MDFTLSKEQDMIRKLIRDFADEEVAPGADERDKTGAFPKDVFDQLAELGMMGLPFPEKYGGADADTTCFAIVVEELSRVCGSTGITYSAHISLGAAPIYLFGTEKQKETYLAPLCKGEYLGAFGLTEPNAGSDAGGTQTTALLKNEKWLLSGSKCFITNASFAKNLAITAVTDRTKGTNGISAFLVPTDADGFTVNANYEKMGLNSSNTAELILEDVTIPKENLLGEEGKGYKQFLATLDGGRIGIAAMAVGIAQGAYEKSLQYAKERKQFGKSLSSFQAIQFKLADMAMNIELARNMVYKAAWLKDQGKVFKKEAAIAKLFSSEMCMKVCDQAIQIHGGYGYMKEYQVERFFRDAKLLEIGEGTSEVQRMVIARQIGC; encoded by the coding sequence ATGGATTTTACATTATCAAAAGAACAAGACATGATACGGAAATTAATACGTGATTTTGCTGATGAAGAAGTTGCACCAGGTGCAGATGAAAGAGATAAAACAGGGGCATTTCCAAAAGACGTATTTGATCAATTAGCAGAATTAGGAATGATGGGACTGCCTTTTCCAGAGAAATATGGTGGTGCTGATGCAGATACAACATGCTTTGCGATCGTTGTAGAAGAATTGAGCAGGGTTTGCGGCTCAACTGGTATCACCTATTCGGCTCATATTTCATTAGGAGCAGCACCGATTTATTTATTCGGAACTGAAAAACAAAAAGAAACCTATCTTGCTCCTTTATGTAAAGGAGAATATTTAGGAGCTTTTGGATTAACTGAACCAAATGCCGGCTCTGATGCAGGCGGGACTCAAACAACTGCCTTATTAAAGAACGAAAAATGGTTATTATCTGGAAGTAAATGTTTTATAACAAATGCCAGCTTCGCAAAGAATTTAGCGATCACAGCTGTGACAGATCGAACGAAAGGTACCAACGGTATAAGCGCCTTCTTAGTTCCGACAGATGCAGATGGATTTACAGTAAACGCTAATTACGAAAAGATGGGCTTGAATTCATCAAATACAGCTGAACTTATTTTAGAGGATGTGACAATTCCAAAGGAAAATCTTCTTGGAGAGGAAGGAAAAGGCTATAAGCAATTTTTAGCTACTCTTGATGGGGGAAGAATTGGAATAGCTGCAATGGCAGTTGGGATTGCTCAAGGTGCCTATGAAAAGTCACTACAATATGCTAAAGAGCGGAAACAGTTTGGCAAAAGTCTATCTAGCTTTCAAGCGATCCAATTTAAGCTTGCTGATATGGCCATGAATATTGAGCTGGCAAGAAATATGGTATACAAAGCTGCCTGGCTGAAAGATCAAGGTAAGGTTTTTAAAAAGGAAGCGGCAATCGCGAAATTATTCTCTTCTGAAATGTGTATGAAGGTATGTGATCAGGCTATCCAAATTCATGGAGGATATGGATATATGAAGGAATACCAAGTGGAAAGGTTTTTTCGGGATGCAAAATTATTAGAAATCGGTGAAGGGACTTCAGAAGTTCAACGAATGGTCATTGCTCGACAAATTGGGTGTTAG
- a CDS encoding acyl-CoA carboxylase subunit beta, protein MSNDETLRNRIQQIKTGGPSKYHTKNKEKGKLFVRERLQLLLDEGLSLEDGLLANFQQDGFPADGVVTGIGKINGQTVCVMANDSTIKAGSWGAKTVEKMIRIQETAEKLLVPMLYLVDSAGARITDQVDMFPGRRGAGRIFYNQVKLSGKVPQICLLFGPSAAGGAYIPAFCDVVIMVEGNASMYLGSPRMAEMVIGEKVSLEEMGGARMHCSVSGCGDILAKSETEAITLAQQYLTYFPASYLKKPPIVEAVPPKQFEQSIEEIIPANQNAPFNMYDLIERVIDENSFFEIKQLFAPELITGLSRINGQSVGIIANQPRVKGGVLFHDSADKAAKFISLCDAFHIPLLFLADIPGFMIGTKVERAGIIRHGAKMISSMAEATVPKISIIVRKAYGAGLYAMAGPAFEPDCCLALPSASIAVMGPEAAVNAVYANKIAELSAEERGRFIQEKREEYREDIDIYRLASEMIIDGVIPANALRSELQVRFEAYFSKYVIFSEKKHPVHPV, encoded by the coding sequence TTGTCAAATGACGAAACATTAAGGAACCGCATTCAGCAAATAAAAACAGGCGGACCAAGCAAGTATCATACAAAAAACAAAGAAAAAGGAAAACTCTTTGTTCGCGAACGACTCCAATTATTACTTGACGAAGGATTATCATTAGAAGATGGTCTTTTAGCTAACTTTCAACAAGACGGATTCCCAGCTGACGGTGTTGTAACAGGAATCGGAAAAATCAATGGGCAAACTGTTTGTGTAATGGCAAATGATTCTACCATTAAAGCAGGATCATGGGGAGCAAAAACAGTTGAAAAAATGATTCGAATTCAAGAAACAGCAGAAAAGTTACTTGTTCCAATGCTTTATCTTGTTGACTCGGCCGGAGCGAGGATTACAGATCAAGTTGATATGTTTCCAGGTCGTCGTGGTGCAGGGAGAATTTTTTATAATCAAGTTAAGCTATCTGGAAAAGTGCCGCAAATTTGCTTGTTGTTTGGCCCTTCAGCCGCCGGTGGAGCCTATATTCCTGCTTTTTGTGATGTTGTAATTATGGTAGAAGGAAACGCTTCAATGTACTTGGGATCACCCCGGATGGCTGAGATGGTCATAGGGGAAAAAGTCTCGCTTGAAGAAATGGGTGGAGCTAGAATGCATTGCTCTGTCTCAGGTTGTGGAGATATCTTAGCAAAATCAGAAACTGAAGCGATCACTCTTGCACAACAATACCTCACATACTTCCCTGCAAGTTACCTGAAAAAACCACCAATTGTTGAAGCAGTACCTCCCAAACAATTTGAACAATCGATCGAAGAGATCATTCCAGCAAATCAAAATGCACCTTTTAATATGTATGACCTCATAGAGAGAGTCATTGATGAAAATTCATTTTTTGAAATCAAGCAACTTTTTGCTCCTGAGCTGATTACTGGGCTTAGTCGGATAAATGGTCAATCTGTTGGGATTATTGCGAATCAACCCCGTGTGAAAGGCGGCGTGCTTTTCCATGATTCTGCAGATAAAGCAGCAAAATTTATTTCGTTATGTGATGCTTTTCATATTCCGTTGCTATTTTTAGCAGATATACCAGGCTTTATGATTGGAACAAAAGTCGAACGGGCAGGTATTATCCGTCATGGAGCAAAGATGATTTCTAGTATGGCTGAAGCGACTGTACCAAAAATCTCGATAATTGTCAGAAAGGCATATGGTGCAGGTTTATACGCAATGGCCGGTCCGGCGTTTGAACCTGATTGTTGCTTAGCATTACCAAGTGCATCCATTGCCGTTATGGGTCCTGAAGCAGCTGTGAATGCAGTCTATGCAAATAAAATTGCTGAGCTTTCGGCCGAAGAGCGTGGTCGTTTTATTCAAGAAAAGCGTGAGGAATATCGGGAAGATATTGATATTTACCGACTAGCATCAGAAATGATTATCGATGGTGTCATTCCTGCGAATGCTTTAAGGAGTGAATTACAAGTTCGTTTTGAAGCATATTTTTCAAAGTATGTCATCTTTTCAGAAAAAAAGCACCCTGTTCACCCTGTTTAA
- a CDS encoding acetyl-CoA carboxylase biotin carboxyl carrier protein subunit produces the protein MSNIDANMAGSIWKILVSVGDNVEAGQEVVILESMKMEIPIAADTKGIVKKILFNEGDFVNEGDTLIEID, from the coding sequence ATGAGCAATATAGATGCCAATATGGCAGGTAGTATATGGAAAATTCTTGTGAGTGTCGGTGACAACGTGGAAGCTGGTCAAGAGGTCGTAATCTTGGAATCAATGAAAATGGAGATTCCAATTGCTGCAGACACAAAAGGGATTGTCAAAAAGATTCTTTTCAATGAAGGAGATTTTGTGAATGAAGGAGACACTTTAATTGAAATTGACTAA
- a CDS encoding penicillin-binding protein, translating to MEFKKLANMNRGSAFLAIIFLSLFLVIFFRFVYIMVTGSIDGVNLVENKEARITKEGILEGKNGEILTRDGEKIAVDSQVYTIIGVLSDKAPNHIKDIPNTAKQLAKVLDTDPEEIEQLLSDSKAYQVELGKIGRNLTFSQMKEISDLELPGITFAPDIRRTYPLGDFSSHIVGITDFDGKGISGIEKEYSKELLGTDGYIKRKIDGFNGFGYELPQEETESKSPQNGNNIYTTLDMNIQTILEDSMNSVVKKYNPEKIIGVVMDSKTGEILALSNRPSIYPNKENEVNYLNYAMSYPFEPGSTMKIFTLAAAINEGVYHGSEKYKSGSIEVTGELIHDHNDNGWGMITFDEGVQRSSNVAFTILAKDKLGFDQFYHYLQEFGFDKKTGIELSNEEKGEILYKYPVEKATTAFGQGSIFTPLQLVTAASSIANDGKMMKPYIIKKMTDENGKTLKENEPKVTNKPISVETAKKTRDLLASVVTDGTGSYFQLKDFQVAGKTGTAQIPDGQGHYQVGRNNYIFSFLGMAPAKDPRLIVYVAVEKPNLKADQVGANAVSEIFNPVMDYGLKTLNATSDVNNTKSNSNEVTSITMTANKDQSVKNTISILKEKGLDPIVLGKGEKIVQTDPNEGTELLKGSKVLIKTDGKTVMPDIIGWSLSDVMKLGSLTGLEIEHEGNGYVTSQSIPKGKETKGKKLSIKLESKR from the coding sequence ATGGAATTCAAAAAGTTAGCCAATATGAATCGGGGTTCTGCATTTCTAGCAATCATTTTTCTTAGTTTATTTTTAGTCATCTTCTTTCGTTTTGTTTATATCATGGTCACTGGATCAATAGATGGTGTAAACCTTGTTGAAAATAAAGAAGCACGAATAACCAAAGAGGGTATTTTAGAAGGTAAAAACGGAGAAATACTAACAAGGGATGGTGAAAAAATTGCAGTAGATTCACAAGTATACACGATTATAGGTGTACTTAGTGATAAAGCTCCAAATCACATCAAAGATATTCCAAATACGGCAAAGCAATTAGCGAAAGTATTAGATACGGATCCTGAAGAAATTGAACAATTATTAAGTGATAGTAAAGCATATCAAGTCGAATTAGGTAAGATAGGGAGAAACTTAACCTTTTCGCAAATGAAAGAAATTAGTGATCTTGAACTTCCAGGCATAACATTTGCTCCAGACATTCGAAGAACGTACCCTTTAGGTGATTTTTCTTCACATATCGTAGGAATTACTGATTTTGATGGTAAGGGAATTTCGGGAATTGAGAAGGAATATTCCAAAGAATTATTGGGAACTGACGGGTACATAAAAAGGAAAATTGATGGGTTTAATGGATTTGGCTACGAACTACCACAAGAAGAAACAGAATCTAAGTCTCCTCAAAACGGGAATAATATTTATACAACTTTGGATATGAACATTCAGACGATTTTAGAAGATTCTATGAATAGTGTTGTTAAAAAATACAATCCTGAAAAAATTATCGGTGTTGTTATGGATTCTAAAACAGGTGAAATACTTGCACTAAGTAATCGCCCTTCAATCTATCCAAATAAAGAGAATGAAGTGAATTATTTAAACTATGCAATGTCATATCCATTCGAACCGGGTTCTACTATGAAAATTTTCACATTGGCAGCTGCCATCAACGAAGGTGTTTATCATGGCAGTGAAAAATATAAATCAGGTTCCATTGAAGTTACAGGTGAATTAATTCACGATCACAATGATAACGGATGGGGAATGATTACATTTGATGAGGGAGTTCAGCGTTCATCAAATGTTGCATTTACGATATTAGCTAAAGATAAATTAGGATTTGATCAATTTTATCATTACTTACAGGAATTTGGATTTGATAAAAAAACAGGTATAGAATTGAGTAATGAAGAAAAAGGTGAAATTTTGTACAAATATCCTGTTGAAAAAGCAACAACAGCATTCGGACAAGGGTCTATTTTTACTCCTCTTCAATTAGTAACCGCAGCTTCGTCAATCGCCAACGATGGTAAGATGATGAAGCCATACATCATAAAGAAAATGACTGATGAAAATGGAAAAACACTTAAAGAAAACGAACCTAAAGTAACGAATAAACCTATTAGTGTAGAAACAGCAAAAAAAACAAGAGATTTACTTGCTTCTGTAGTAACGGACGGTACAGGAAGTTATTTTCAATTAAAAGATTTTCAGGTTGCCGGTAAAACAGGAACTGCCCAAATACCTGATGGACAAGGGCATTATCAGGTTGGAAGAAACAATTATATCTTTTCATTTTTAGGTATGGCTCCTGCAAAGGATCCAAGGCTTATCGTTTATGTAGCCGTAGAAAAACCTAATCTGAAAGCAGATCAAGTTGGAGCAAATGCCGTATCTGAAATATTTAACCCGGTTATGGACTATGGTTTGAAAACGTTAAATGCTACATCAGATGTGAATAATACAAAAAGCAACAGTAATGAAGTAACATCAATCACGATGACTGCAAACAAAGATCAGTCTGTTAAGAATACTATCAGCATTCTAAAAGAAAAAGGCTTGGATCCAATCGTACTTGGCAAGGGAGAGAAAATAGTTCAGACAGATCCAAATGAAGGTACTGAGCTGTTAAAAGGGTCAAAAGTATTAATTAAAACAGACGGAAAAACAGTAATGCCTGATATCATCGGATGGAGCTTATCTGATGTTATGAAACTAGGCAGCTTAACCGGCTTAGAAATCGAGCATGAGGGGAACGGGTATGTGACCTCACAAAGTATTCCTAAGGGTAAAGAAACGAAAGGGAAAAAACTTTCCATAAAATTAGAAAGCAAAAGATAG
- a CDS encoding MurR/RpiR family transcriptional regulator: protein MKKSQDPCLVTIRKLYPKFSVTERKIADYILKYPNKIIHSSINQLAEDLEVADSTVFRFCKRLGYKGYQAMKIALASEVVSPLQDIHEKVTEGDSVDTIATKVIRSNMKTLEDTLSILNEEQIQLAVDSLISANTIEFFGSGGSSIIALDAYHKLVRTGLKVHAVIDTHFQLMAASQMTEKDCAVFISHSGSSKDILHILNVVKSTGAKMIAITNYAKSPLSAAVDIPLYTVSEETEYRSEALSSRIAQLTLIDILYVNILMKRGKEGKEALKKMREAVLVKRI from the coding sequence ATGAAAAAGTCTCAAGATCCATGTCTCGTCACGATTCGAAAGCTTTATCCAAAGTTTAGTGTGACAGAAAGAAAAATAGCCGATTATATTTTAAAATATCCTAATAAGATTATTCATTCTTCGATAAATCAATTAGCTGAGGACTTAGAGGTAGCTGATTCAACTGTTTTTCGTTTTTGCAAACGATTAGGTTATAAAGGGTATCAAGCGATGAAAATAGCGCTTGCTTCTGAAGTTGTCTCCCCTCTTCAAGATATTCATGAAAAAGTCACTGAGGGTGATAGTGTAGATACAATTGCAACAAAAGTCATTCGCTCAAATATGAAAACTCTTGAAGATACTCTCTCGATCTTAAATGAAGAACAAATTCAATTAGCTGTGGATAGTTTAATCAGTGCAAATACAATTGAATTTTTTGGAAGTGGCGGTTCCAGCATTATTGCGCTCGATGCGTATCATAAGTTAGTCCGTACAGGCTTAAAGGTCCATGCTGTTATTGATACACATTTCCAGCTTATGGCTGCCTCACAAATGACAGAAAAGGATTGTGCGGTGTTTATTTCACATTCAGGATCATCAAAAGATATTCTTCATATTTTAAATGTCGTCAAATCAACTGGAGCAAAGATGATTGCGATTACGAACTATGCAAAATCTCCTCTAAGTGCTGCAGTTGATATTCCTCTTTATACTGTATCAGAGGAAACGGAATATCGTTCTGAAGCATTGTCATCACGAATTGCTCAGTTAACATTAATTGACATTTTATATGTAAATATCTTGATGAAACGTGGCAAGGAAGGAAAAGAAGCGTTAAAGAAAATGCGTGAGGCAGTTTTAGTGAAAAGAATATAA
- a CDS encoding YueI family protein, giving the protein MDRLDEYIQQGIHGPREINPDERRKFLGTLRERVVVVLTKSQVREPGTYKEVENLMSKNNEATLFLNGNMNYSYLSDYIKLANKVGNKFSLSTNKEHDSDLGLVLAYDHAVNIEDIYITKDEKTERKEEHDENSVIRFFKKLF; this is encoded by the coding sequence ATGGATCGTCTAGATGAGTATATACAACAAGGTATCCACGGACCACGAGAAATAAATCCGGATGAACGTCGTAAGTTTTTAGGAACATTGCGTGAGCGAGTTGTTGTCGTCCTTACAAAGTCACAAGTCAGAGAGCCTGGTACATATAAGGAAGTGGAAAATTTAATGTCTAAAAACAACGAGGCCACACTTTTTCTCAATGGAAATATGAACTACTCCTACCTTTCTGACTATATTAAATTAGCCAACAAAGTTGGAAATAAATTTTCACTTTCAACAAATAAAGAGCATGATAGTGACTTGGGTCTTGTATTAGCATATGATCATGCAGTGAACATAGAGGATATCTACATAACAAAAGATGAGAAAACAGAACGAAAAGAAGAACATGATGAAAATAGTGTCATTCGGTTTTTTAAAAAGCTTTTTTAG
- a CDS encoding hydroxymethylglutaryl-CoA lyase, which produces MLKWPQAVTIKEVGPRDGLQNEEIFVPTVDKVHLINQLSRTGLSYIEVTSFVHPKWIPALADSEQVVKSINREKGVRYAALVPNQKGLEKAIESNIDEVSVFLSVSETHNMKNMNKSIQDTLPILQSVIHDAKRSGKSVRGYLSTVFGCPYEGEISHQKILKLCDKLLEMGVYEISLGDTIGVATPKQVQELLNTLLKRFSAKQIAMHYHNTRGTALANVTASLDAGIITFDSSLGGLGGCPYAPGASGNVATDDLLYMLHKMDIQTGVDMSELLKASVYIQERLGRPLSSHSLLVYQNKKH; this is translated from the coding sequence ATGTTGAAATGGCCGCAAGCTGTAACAATTAAAGAGGTAGGTCCTCGTGACGGGTTACAGAATGAAGAGATTTTTGTACCGACAGTAGATAAGGTGCATTTGATTAATCAGTTGTCACGTACTGGTTTATCATATATAGAAGTTACCTCCTTTGTTCATCCAAAGTGGATACCAGCTTTAGCAGATTCAGAACAAGTCGTCAAATCGATCAATCGTGAAAAAGGGGTACGATATGCAGCACTTGTACCGAATCAAAAGGGACTTGAAAAGGCTATAGAGTCAAATATTGATGAAGTGTCTGTTTTTCTCTCTGTAAGTGAGACACATAATATGAAAAATATGAATAAATCAATTCAAGACACTCTACCAATCTTACAATCTGTTATTCATGATGCAAAACGTTCAGGTAAATCTGTTCGAGGATATCTTTCTACAGTTTTTGGTTGTCCATATGAGGGAGAAATTTCTCATCAAAAAATCCTTAAACTATGTGACAAATTACTTGAAATGGGTGTTTATGAAATTTCTTTAGGTGACACAATCGGTGTAGCAACTCCCAAGCAGGTACAAGAGTTACTAAATACATTACTTAAAAGGTTTTCAGCAAAGCAAATTGCCATGCATTATCACAATACAAGAGGAACAGCGCTCGCTAATGTAACCGCTTCCTTGGATGCGGGGATCATAACATTTGATAGCTCTTTAGGTGGGTTAGGTGGTTGTCCCTATGCACCAGGGGCTTCAGGAAATGTCGCAACAGACGATCTTCTGTACATGCTCCATAAGATGGACATTCAAACAGGAGTTGATATGTCTGAACTCCTCAAAGCGTCGGTATATATTCAAGAGCGACTCGGCAGACCTTTATCAAGTCATAGTTTACTTGTTTATCAGAATAAAAAACACTAA
- the pepF gene encoding oligoendopeptidase F, which yields MTITYKSREEVPDQEKWDLSDLYSNITDWEKDFQSITEKAEELKNFDGEIHDGSSLYSFLKQKEELSFTFNKLYAYAMLKVDEDTRQTSSQSLLDQAKQLSIKVGSATSFFMPFLLSLKENTLKEYIASEEKLDYFEEDLWEAFRYKKHVLSKEQEEIVSKLGEALSAPSNTFGMINNADIKFGDVTNDEGESVELTRGMYAKLIEDEDRNKRKEAYKAYYQPYIQLKNSIASTLSAAIKNNVTMAKLRHYPSALEKALFGDNVPKEVYVNLIKSTKENLSALHQYSKVRKQTLKLDELRQYDMSVPLVSGVKQVISYDEAYETMCKALSPLGEDYIKTLKEFKQSRYLDVRETPGKRSGAYNLGVYGVHPFILLNHQDNLDSLFTLAHECGHGVHSKLSSLHQPQISARYSIFVAEVASTVNEVLLINYLLNTEKNVDIRKHLVNHFIDQFKGTFFTQVMFAEFEMKTHELAEQGRPLNVDVFNETYESLFREYYGDDVVFDDEVKYGWSRIPHFYRPFYVYKYATGFASAISLATKILEGDQETLSSYLEFLKSGSSDYPLELLKKTGVDLTTSEPIEKSLKKFAELVDELSQLLN from the coding sequence ATGACAATTACATATAAATCAAGAGAAGAAGTACCAGACCAAGAAAAGTGGGATCTGTCTGATCTCTACTCAAACATAACCGATTGGGAAAAAGACTTTCAATCCATCACTGAAAAAGCGGAGGAATTAAAAAATTTTGATGGAGAAATCCATGATGGTTCATCACTATATTCCTTTTTAAAGCAAAAGGAAGAGCTCTCTTTTACGTTTAATAAACTGTATGCATATGCGATGTTAAAAGTGGATGAAGATACAAGACAGACAAGTTCACAATCATTATTAGATCAAGCGAAACAATTAAGTATAAAGGTTGGCTCTGCTACTTCATTTTTTATGCCTTTTCTTTTAAGTTTAAAAGAAAATACGTTAAAAGAGTATATCGCATCAGAGGAAAAGCTTGATTATTTTGAGGAAGATTTATGGGAAGCTTTTCGATATAAGAAACATGTCTTAAGTAAAGAGCAAGAAGAAATTGTTTCTAAGCTAGGCGAAGCCCTTTCTGCTCCAAGTAATACTTTTGGAATGATTAACAATGCAGATATAAAGTTTGGAGACGTGACGAATGATGAGGGAGAATCCGTCGAGCTAACAAGAGGAATGTATGCAAAATTAATAGAGGATGAAGATCGAAACAAGCGAAAGGAAGCATATAAAGCATATTATCAGCCATATATTCAGCTAAAGAACTCGATTGCTTCTACACTTTCTGCTGCAATAAAAAACAATGTAACGATGGCAAAACTTCGTCATTATCCTTCCGCACTTGAGAAAGCGTTATTTGGTGATAATGTGCCAAAAGAGGTCTATGTTAATCTGATAAAGTCAACAAAGGAAAATCTTTCAGCCTTGCATCAGTACTCAAAGGTTCGAAAACAAACATTGAAGCTTGATGAACTAAGGCAATATGATATGAGTGTTCCACTTGTAAGCGGTGTTAAGCAAGTAATTTCCTATGATGAAGCATATGAGACCATGTGCAAAGCACTTTCTCCATTAGGGGAGGACTATATCAAAACACTAAAGGAATTTAAACAGTCACGTTATCTGGATGTTAGAGAAACACCAGGTAAGAGATCTGGTGCATATAATTTAGGAGTTTATGGCGTTCATCCTTTTATTTTATTAAATCATCAAGATAATTTAGATAGTTTGTTTACATTAGCACATGAATGCGGACATGGAGTACATAGTAAATTAAGCTCGTTGCATCAGCCGCAGATTTCAGCGAGGTATAGTATTTTTGTTGCTGAAGTAGCATCAACAGTGAATGAAGTCCTTTTGATTAACTACTTATTAAACACTGAAAAGAATGTAGATATCCGTAAGCATTTAGTTAATCATTTTATCGATCAATTTAAAGGAACGTTCTTTACGCAAGTGATGTTTGCTGAATTTGAAATGAAAACACATGAATTAGCTGAACAAGGTCGTCCTTTAAATGTAGATGTCTTTAATGAAACGTATGAATCACTTTTTAGAGAGTATTATGGTGATGATGTCGTATTCGATGATGAAGTAAAATACGGCTGGTCAAGGATTCCTCATTTTTATAGACCATTTTATGTGTATAAGTATGCAACAGGCTTTGCATCAGCGATTTCTCTTGCAACAAAAATTCTTGAAGGTGATCAGGAAACACTTTCCTCCTATTTAGAGTTCTTGAAAAGTGGAAGTTCTGATTATCCTTTAGAGTTATTAAAGAAAACAGGTGTAGATTTAACAACGTCAGAGCCTATTGAAAAATCACTTAAAAAGTTTGCAGAATTGGTAGATGAGCTGTCACAATTATTAAATTAA
- a CDS encoding acetyl-CoA carboxylase biotin carboxylase subunit gives MFKKILIANRGEIAVRVIRTCKRLDIKTVAIFSEVDEKAPHVNLADEAYLVGGPRVTESYLKIDNIIEVAKKSGAEAIHPGYGFLSENPLFAKRCEAEGIVFIGPSAKAIASMGSKIEARLTMQQAGVPIVPGVTTSITNTEEALEIAQKIGYPIMLKASAGGGGIGMQIVKSDTELTKAYEGNQKRAKAFFSNEEMYLEKYIENPRHIEVQILADTYGNTVYLGERECSIQRRHQKIVEEAPSPFLDDHLRRKMGEASIQAAKAIGYTNAGTIEYLVDENSTFYFLEMNTRLQVEHPVTEEITGIDIVEQQLRIAAGEPLQLDQSAIKCNGHAIETRIYAEDPVTFYPSPGSITKLSLPEGEGIRHELGVHGKSNVSPFYDPMIAKLIVKGESRKEALTKLESALSNYTVEGIKTNIPLLKKVVAHPAFHKGETTTDFIDKYIRI, from the coding sequence ATGTTCAAGAAAATCCTTATAGCCAATCGAGGTGAAATTGCCGTACGAGTCATTAGGACATGTAAGAGGTTAGACATAAAGACAGTTGCGATTTTTTCAGAGGTAGACGAAAAAGCCCCACATGTAAATCTAGCTGATGAAGCCTATCTTGTCGGTGGCCCCCGGGTAACAGAAAGCTATTTAAAGATTGATAATATCATAGAAGTGGCAAAAAAGTCAGGTGCCGAAGCAATTCATCCCGGTTATGGCTTTCTCTCTGAAAATCCCTTGTTTGCAAAAAGATGTGAAGCAGAGGGAATTGTGTTTATAGGTCCCTCTGCTAAAGCCATTGCCTCGATGGGGAGTAAAATTGAAGCTCGACTTACAATGCAACAAGCTGGAGTTCCGATTGTACCTGGCGTCACAACTTCCATCACCAATACAGAAGAAGCTTTGGAAATAGCCCAAAAAATAGGTTACCCAATCATGTTAAAAGCCTCTGCGGGTGGCGGGGGTATTGGAATGCAGATTGTGAAGTCTGATACGGAATTGACGAAAGCGTATGAAGGAAATCAAAAACGGGCAAAAGCTTTTTTTAGTAATGAAGAGATGTATCTGGAAAAATATATTGAAAATCCAAGACATATTGAGGTTCAAATTTTGGCAGATACGTATGGGAATACTGTTTATTTAGGAGAAAGGGAATGTTCGATTCAACGTAGACATCAAAAAATCGTAGAAGAAGCACCATCACCGTTTCTTGATGATCATCTAAGAAGAAAAATGGGGGAGGCCTCCATTCAAGCAGCTAAAGCAATTGGCTATACAAATGCCGGAACAATCGAGTATTTAGTTGACGAAAACTCAACGTTCTATTTTTTGGAAATGAACACAAGATTACAAGTGGAGCACCCTGTCACAGAAGAAATAACTGGAATTGATATAGTCGAACAGCAGCTGCGGATCGCAGCTGGGGAACCATTACAGCTTGATCAAAGTGCTATAAAGTGTAATGGTCATGCCATTGAAACGAGAATTTATGCAGAAGATCCAGTTACATTTTATCCTTCGCCAGGAAGTATCACAAAGCTTAGTCTACCTGAAGGAGAAGGGATCAGACATGAACTGGGGGTACATGGAAAGTCAAACGTCTCACCGTTTTATGATCCAATGATTGCGAAGCTTATTGTGAAAGGGGAGAGTAGAAAAGAGGCCCTTACAAAACTTGAAAGCGCACTTTCCAACTATACCGTAGAAGGTATCAAAACCAATATCCCATTACTAAAAAAAGTGGTTGCACATCCTGCTTTTCATAAAGGAGAAACAACGACAGATTTTATTGATAAGTATATTAGAATTTAG